In Devosia sp. XK-2, one DNA window encodes the following:
- a CDS encoding ABC transporter permease, with protein sequence MQIALSRLRPEDKPVFISAGFVFIILILGTVYTLATQGTAPLFSPNYLLQQLQAGSFLGIVAAGMMMVILLGHIDLSIPWTLTAAAMMATAVGGDLALPTGIAVGVAVGLVNGLGVAYLRIPSMIFTLGVDSVMRGLMVWHTGGFAPQDRATPLMRMLAADKLFGIPVAIFVWTAVSLVIVLLLSRTAFGRSVYATGNREAAAYLSGIRTRWVIVGAFVASGVCAAIAGILLAGYSTKAYQGMGNAYLLPALAAVVIGGTRILGGQGRYVGTLVGVTLIVLLNSVLSIMQMPEAGRQVIYGSVIIGMLLVYGRGSRNLGG encoded by the coding sequence ATGCAGATCGCCCTCTCGCGTCTTCGGCCCGAAGACAAACCCGTGTTCATCTCGGCCGGATTCGTGTTCATTATCCTTATCCTGGGCACCGTCTACACCCTGGCGACCCAGGGCACGGCGCCATTGTTCTCGCCCAATTACCTGCTCCAGCAATTGCAGGCAGGCTCATTCCTCGGCATCGTCGCGGCTGGCATGATGATGGTTATCCTATTGGGGCACATCGATCTTTCCATCCCCTGGACCCTCACCGCCGCCGCCATGATGGCCACCGCGGTCGGCGGCGACCTGGCCCTCCCCACTGGCATTGCCGTCGGCGTCGCCGTGGGCCTGGTCAATGGCCTCGGCGTCGCCTATCTCCGCATCCCGTCTATGATTTTTACGCTGGGCGTGGACTCGGTCATGCGCGGCCTCATGGTCTGGCATACCGGGGGCTTCGCGCCGCAGGACCGGGCGACGCCGCTGATGCGAATGCTTGCGGCCGACAAACTGTTTGGCATCCCCGTGGCCATCTTTGTCTGGACAGCCGTCTCCCTTGTCATCGTGCTGCTGCTGTCGCGGACCGCGTTCGGACGATCCGTCTACGCCACCGGTAACCGCGAGGCTGCCGCTTATCTTTCGGGCATCAGGACGCGTTGGGTCATCGTGGGCGCCTTTGTGGCCTCGGGGGTCTGCGCCGCCATCGCCGGCATTCTCCTGGCTGGTTATTCAACCAAGGCCTATCAGGGCATGGGCAATGCCTATCTGTTGCCGGCACTCGCGGCCGTGGTCATCGGCGGCACCCGCATTCTGGGCGGGCAGGGGCGCTATGTGGGCACGCTGGTCGGCGTTACCCTCATCGTGCTTCTCAATTCCGTGCTGTCGATCATGCAGATGCCCGAAGCGGGCCGTCAGGTCATCTATGGCAGCGTCATCATCGGCATGCTTCTGGTCTATGGCCGGGGTAGCCGCAATCTCGGCGGATAA
- a CDS encoding sugar ABC transporter permease — protein MTSVATGTDLGERATLHRRRYTDRKSIIALLLFLPPSLILFTAFVVLPMIDAATFSFFDWNGYGPITDFVGFENYADVITHRNFGTAVRNSLIVVAVSLLIQLPLAMWCAIALAERGAHINLIRVLFFLPYMLAEVAAGLIWKFVYDGNYGLLPAIGGAIGVDMPFVLGDKLWVIPAIMLVITWKYFGFHMMIFIAGLQSIPNEVIEAARLDGVKKWQIVRHIKIPMIRSAIVISVFFAITGALQLFDLIIPLSNGGPSHSSHTIVTFLYQFGILRMKLGFGGAVSVLLFIACVIVALAYRRILFKVEQN, from the coding sequence ATGACGAGTGTCGCTACCGGAACAGATCTGGGTGAACGGGCTACCCTTCATCGCAGGCGCTACACCGATCGCAAAAGCATTATTGCGCTGCTGCTGTTCCTGCCGCCATCGCTGATCCTGTTCACGGCATTCGTCGTGCTGCCGATGATCGACGCAGCCACGTTCTCGTTTTTCGACTGGAACGGCTATGGTCCGATCACCGACTTTGTCGGCTTTGAAAACTATGCCGACGTCATCACGCATCGCAATTTCGGCACAGCGGTCCGAAACAGCCTGATCGTCGTGGCCGTGTCGCTGCTCATACAATTGCCGCTCGCCATGTGGTGCGCCATCGCGCTGGCCGAGCGTGGCGCGCATATCAACCTGATCCGCGTCCTGTTCTTCCTGCCCTATATGCTGGCCGAAGTCGCCGCGGGACTGATCTGGAAGTTCGTCTATGACGGCAATTACGGCCTGCTGCCGGCGATCGGCGGGGCCATTGGCGTCGATATGCCCTTCGTGCTGGGCGACAAGCTCTGGGTGATCCCCGCCATCATGCTGGTCATTACCTGGAAGTATTTCGGCTTCCACATGATGATCTTCATAGCGGGCCTGCAATCGATCCCGAACGAGGTGATCGAGGCCGCCCGGCTCGACGGCGTCAAGAAATGGCAGATCGTGCGCCACATCAAAATCCCGATGATCCGCTCGGCCATCGTCATCTCGGTGTTCTTCGCCATTACCGGGGCGCTGCAGCTATTCGACCTGATCATCCCCTTGTCCAATGGCGGACCATCGCACTCCAGCCACACCATCGTGACCTTCCTCTACCAGTTCGGCATTCTGCGCATGAAGCTGGGCTTTGGCGGCGCGGTCAGCGTGTTGCTGTTCATCGCCTGCGTGATCGTCGCGCTGGCCTATCGTCGCATCCTGTTCAAAGTGGAGCAGAACTGA
- a CDS encoding sugar ABC transporter ATP-binding protein, with amino-acid sequence MSNQPFVQLSGITKYFAGTRALENVDFACERGSIHAVLGENGAGKSTLIKTIAGVLKPDSGTMHIEGRAVNFSKPAEANAAGVICIFQELSLVPDLTVADNISLAAPPRRMGMIDARAQRRFAEAILARIKCEDVDPNALVRDLSLSRRQMVEIAKALGKSPKLLILDEATSALTRKDVETVYALLAELREENVASLFISHRMNEVERLCDTLSVFRNGRHVETFAKGAKSDREIVRLMIGREVDGQFPPKPPSEPRPAHLRIEDLSWERRLKGTTLSVGKGEIVGLGGLDGQGQKELMLALFGVLRGVEGKVGVGGQSGAPSSPATAKRAPRRICLVPEDRKTEGLMLPMSIADNLLAASYAQVSRGPFIDPALETRAVDAAIAKLQIKIGSPQDAVATLSGGNQQKVVIAKWLMTDPEVILLNDPTRGIDVGTKQEIYRLMRELADEGRAILFYSTDYAELIGCCDRVAIMYDGAIVAELTGQDINEEAIIGASLNIGTPTLEAVS; translated from the coding sequence ATGTCGAACCAACCCTTTGTGCAGTTGTCCGGGATCACGAAATATTTCGCCGGCACCCGTGCGCTGGAAAATGTCGACTTTGCCTGCGAACGAGGCTCAATTCACGCCGTTCTGGGAGAGAATGGTGCGGGCAAATCGACCCTGATCAAGACCATTGCCGGCGTGCTCAAGCCCGATAGCGGCACCATGCATATCGAGGGCCGGGCAGTGAATTTTTCAAAGCCCGCGGAAGCCAATGCGGCCGGGGTGATCTGCATCTTTCAGGAACTCTCGCTGGTTCCCGACCTGACCGTTGCCGACAATATCAGCCTGGCCGCGCCGCCGCGCCGCATGGGCATGATCGACGCCCGCGCCCAGCGCCGTTTTGCCGAGGCCATCTTGGCCCGCATCAAATGTGAAGATGTCGATCCCAATGCGCTGGTGCGCGACCTCTCGTTGTCCAGACGGCAAATGGTTGAAATCGCCAAGGCCCTGGGCAAATCGCCCAAGCTGCTCATTCTGGACGAGGCGACATCGGCCCTGACGCGCAAGGATGTTGAGACTGTCTATGCGCTGCTCGCCGAGTTGCGCGAGGAGAACGTGGCCAGCCTGTTCATCTCCCATCGCATGAACGAGGTGGAACGCCTCTGCGACACCCTTTCGGTCTTCCGCAATGGGCGTCACGTGGAAACCTTCGCCAAGGGTGCCAAATCCGATCGCGAGATCGTCCGGCTGATGATCGGCAGGGAGGTCGATGGGCAATTTCCGCCCAAGCCCCCGTCTGAGCCGCGTCCCGCCCACCTCCGGATCGAGGACCTGTCCTGGGAAAGGCGTCTCAAGGGCACGACCCTTTCGGTGGGCAAGGGCGAAATCGTCGGCCTCGGAGGCCTCGATGGACAGGGGCAAAAAGAGCTCATGCTTGCCCTTTTTGGTGTGTTGCGCGGGGTCGAGGGCAAAGTCGGGGTAGGGGGGCAGTCAGGCGCGCCATCCTCGCCGGCCACCGCCAAACGCGCGCCACGCCGCATCTGTCTCGTGCCCGAGGATCGCAAGACCGAAGGGCTGATGTTGCCCATGTCGATTGCCGATAACCTCCTGGCCGCCTCCTATGCCCAGGTTTCGCGCGGACCCTTCATCGATCCGGCCCTGGAGACGCGGGCGGTCGATGCCGCCATTGCCAAATTGCAGATCAAGATCGGCTCACCGCAGGATGCAGTGGCGACGCTTTCGGGCGGCAATCAGCAGAAAGTGGTCATCGCCAAATGGCTGATGACCGATCCCGAGGTTATTCTCCTCAACGATCCGACCCGCGGTATCGATGTCGGCACCAAGCAGGAAATCTACCGTCTCATGCGCGAACTGGCAGACGAGGGCAGGGCAATCCTCTTCTATTCAACCGATTATGCCGAGTTGATCGGCTGCTGCGACAGGGTGGCGATTATGTATGACGGGGCCATTGTCGCCGAGCTGACCGGCCAGGATATCAACGAGGAAGCCATTATTGGCGCTTCGCTCAATATCGGCACGCCCACCCTGGAGGCCGTGTCGTGA
- a CDS encoding mandelate racemase/muconate lactonizing enzyme family protein produces the protein MKITSVKTAATRGHCMHLWVRIETDSGITGLGECVHGGHQAIAIIQQELAAKLIGRDPFAIDAIFEDIRRSLVFEGGFAGALITALTGIEIALWDLKGKALKVPIYELLGGKFRDDIRVYCDCEVSPGMNMGEVQAVVDEVLEAGFSALKVDLDIRAYGHTGSETGWYEKDKFNMTPNRWEHDRMVELASMVVEAAGPSVDVAADLHTRLDKHSAIRLARDLEPLKLMWLEEPVPPENIDVMAEITRSTSTPICAGENLYLRHGFRKLLEQQAVDIIMPDIPKCGGLSECRKIAELADLYSVPFAPHNVSSPIGTMASAHVCATVPNFLVLEYHWFHRDYWSTITDGGEIIENGKIKISDRPGIGLELNEEVAKAHQYPGTTWFE, from the coding sequence GTGAAAATCACGTCCGTCAAAACAGCGGCGACACGCGGCCATTGCATGCATTTGTGGGTTCGCATCGAGACGGATTCGGGCATTACGGGCCTGGGCGAATGCGTCCATGGCGGGCATCAGGCCATTGCCATTATCCAGCAGGAGTTGGCCGCCAAACTGATCGGCCGGGATCCTTTCGCCATCGACGCCATATTTGAGGATATCCGCCGCAGCCTGGTATTCGAAGGTGGTTTTGCCGGCGCTCTGATTACCGCGCTGACGGGTATCGAGATTGCGCTCTGGGATCTCAAGGGCAAGGCGCTCAAAGTGCCAATCTACGAGCTGCTTGGCGGCAAGTTTCGCGACGACATTCGCGTCTATTGCGACTGCGAAGTGTCTCCCGGCATGAATATGGGCGAAGTTCAGGCGGTGGTGGACGAAGTGCTGGAGGCCGGCTTCAGCGCGCTCAAGGTCGACCTGGACATCCGCGCCTATGGGCATACGGGCAGCGAGACCGGCTGGTACGAAAAGGACAAGTTCAACATGACGCCCAACCGCTGGGAGCATGACCGCATGGTCGAGCTGGCCAGCATGGTTGTGGAAGCGGCGGGGCCGTCGGTCGATGTGGCGGCGGACCTGCATACGCGGCTCGACAAGCACAGCGCCATCCGGCTGGCGCGCGACCTCGAACCGCTCAAGCTGATGTGGCTCGAAGAGCCTGTACCGCCTGAAAATATCGACGTGATGGCGGAAATCACCCGCAGCACGTCAACGCCCATCTGCGCCGGCGAAAATCTCTATCTGCGTCATGGCTTCCGCAAGCTGCTCGAGCAGCAGGCCGTCGACATCATCATGCCCGACATTCCCAAATGCGGCGGGCTTTCCGAATGCCGCAAGATTGCCGAGCTGGCCGATCTCTATTCGGTCCCGTTTGCGCCGCATAATGTTTCCTCGCCGATCGGCACCATGGCGTCCGCCCATGTCTGCGCCACGGTGCCTAATTTCCTGGTGCTGGAATATCACTGGTTCCACCGCGACTATTGGTCGACCATTACCGATGGCGGCGAGATCATCGAGAATGGCAAGATCAAGATCAGCGACCGGCCGGGTATCGGGCTCGAGCTCAATGAAGAGGTGGCGAAGGCGCACCAATATCCCGGGACGACCTGGTTCGAATGA
- a CDS encoding ROK family transcriptional regulator produces the protein MKIADPLLMREINKHHVLEAIRRNGQISRVEISEQTLLSGTTVSAITSALIEQGLIRATHTQPNGDTQRGRPRVLLGLVAEAAYVIGIQISESMTTVTLVDFRGEQVGSLQLPIRLARQPVEVIVDLIEDALDDCITRSGIDRSRIKGIGIGVPGLVDPRSGRSYSSSVFGEREVPIGSLLQERTGWPVKLEKPANLLALSESWFGHAQRSKNFAVITLDQTASVGLWMETDIHRGASALGPTFGHLKVGGEGMVCECGQIDCLNAHVGEAVLRRQAAKAIGSAFVESPLAKTNIKAALAEACRAGNAGARAMIDQQGAKLGIGISHIINLINPEKIIMALGPAGYCELVEPAVRAAAAANSFRTHFASTQLVFHTLDDQLWARGAAALMLRDIYSAPWAATYQEE, from the coding sequence GTGAAAATCGCAGATCCGCTGCTTATGCGCGAAATCAACAAGCATCATGTGCTGGAGGCCATCCGGCGCAATGGCCAGATTTCGCGCGTGGAAATCTCGGAGCAGACGCTGCTCAGCGGCACGACGGTTTCTGCCATCACCAGCGCGCTGATCGAGCAGGGGCTTATCCGGGCGACGCATACCCAGCCCAATGGCGATACGCAGCGCGGCCGCCCTCGCGTATTGTTGGGGCTGGTGGCCGAGGCCGCCTACGTCATCGGCATACAAATTTCCGAGTCGATGACAACGGTCACGTTGGTCGATTTCCGCGGCGAGCAGGTCGGTTCGCTGCAATTGCCCATTCGTCTTGCACGCCAGCCGGTCGAGGTCATTGTCGACCTCATCGAGGACGCGCTTGATGATTGCATCACGCGCTCCGGCATAGACCGTAGCCGCATAAAGGGCATCGGCATCGGCGTTCCGGGACTTGTCGATCCACGCTCGGGCAGAAGCTATTCAAGTTCCGTTTTTGGCGAGCGCGAGGTGCCTATCGGCTCCCTCCTGCAGGAGCGCACCGGCTGGCCGGTCAAGCTCGAAAAACCTGCCAATCTTCTGGCGCTGTCGGAAAGTTGGTTCGGGCATGCCCAGCGCAGCAAGAATTTCGCCGTCATCACGCTCGATCAAACCGCCAGCGTTGGTCTTTGGATGGAAACCGATATCCATCGCGGGGCCAGTGCGCTGGGGCCCACATTTGGCCACCTTAAGGTGGGCGGTGAGGGTATGGTGTGCGAATGCGGCCAGATCGATTGCCTGAACGCCCATGTGGGGGAGGCGGTCCTGCGGCGCCAGGCCGCCAAGGCGATAGGTTCGGCATTCGTGGAGTCCCCCTTGGCGAAAACCAATATCAAGGCGGCCCTCGCCGAGGCGTGCCGGGCGGGCAATGCCGGGGCCAGGGCCATGATCGATCAGCAAGGCGCAAAGCTCGGCATTGGCATCTCCCACATCATCAACCTGATCAATCCCGAAAAGATAATCATGGCCCTCGGGCCCGCCGGCTATTGCGAATTGGTCGAGCCGGCCGTTCGCGCCGCCGCCGCCGCCAATAGTTTCCGCACGCATTTTGCATCGACGCAGTTGGTCT
- a CDS encoding extracellular solute-binding protein codes for MKHIALAAMLGLAAIAPAQAQTVVRHLHITSIPAEVELMNSIAADFMAQNPDIVVELPFLENEAFKAKLTTLLQSADAPDVFHSWGGGVFYEQAAAGVLRPIEDVLSDEAKANVGTAGISAFTAPDGHLYGVARDVSEVVLWYNKTLFEQAGVDPASMETWDGFLAGVQAFKDAGITPIAIGAKDKWPAHFWWSKLVVRLAGQEGFAAAARGEGDGFAGEDFVKAGEYFLELAALDPWQEGFLAANYGDASGLFGDGNAAMHLMGDWDYGAMKDNSADKNGIPDEELGILPFPTIEGGKGDPTDTLGGLGGVLFSRNASDAAVKWIEFFNNTENQAKYAADAYYIPIAKGAADVMTNPFKVQIGQNISNAHWHALFFDQALGPNVGGVVNDISAELAANAMSAEEAAELIKEAVDDEL; via the coding sequence ATGAAGCATATTGCGCTTGCCGCAATGCTCGGACTGGCGGCAATTGCCCCGGCCCAGGCACAAACCGTTGTTCGGCACCTGCACATCACGTCCATTCCTGCCGAAGTGGAATTGATGAACAGCATCGCCGCCGATTTCATGGCGCAAAATCCCGACATCGTGGTCGAGCTGCCTTTTCTTGAAAACGAGGCGTTCAAGGCCAAGCTGACGACGCTGCTGCAGTCGGCGGACGCGCCGGACGTGTTCCACTCATGGGGTGGCGGTGTGTTCTATGAACAGGCGGCAGCCGGGGTGCTTCGCCCGATCGAAGACGTGTTGTCCGATGAGGCCAAGGCCAATGTCGGCACTGCCGGCATTTCTGCGTTCACCGCACCCGACGGCCATCTTTATGGTGTGGCCCGCGACGTGAGCGAAGTCGTGCTCTGGTACAACAAGACCCTGTTCGAGCAGGCCGGCGTGGACCCGGCCAGCATGGAAACCTGGGACGGGTTCCTCGCGGGCGTGCAGGCCTTCAAGGATGCCGGAATCACCCCCATCGCCATCGGCGCCAAAGACAAGTGGCCAGCCCACTTCTGGTGGTCCAAGCTGGTTGTGCGGCTGGCCGGCCAGGAAGGCTTTGCCGCCGCCGCGCGCGGCGAAGGCGACGGCTTTGCCGGCGAGGACTTCGTCAAGGCCGGCGAATATTTCCTTGAGCTGGCTGCTCTCGACCCCTGGCAGGAAGGCTTCCTGGCCGCCAATTATGGCGATGCCTCGGGCCTGTTCGGCGATGGCAATGCGGCAATGCACCTGATGGGCGACTGGGATTACGGCGCCATGAAGGACAATTCTGCCGACAAGAACGGCATCCCGGACGAGGAACTGGGCATCCTGCCCTTCCCGACCATTGAAGGGGGCAAGGGCGATCCGACCGACACGCTGGGCGGCCTTGGTGGCGTGCTGTTCTCCAGGAATGCCTCGGACGCGGCCGTGAAATGGATCGAGTTCTTCAACAACACCGAGAACCAGGCCAAATACGCCGCCGATGCCTACTACATCCCGATTGCCAAAGGTGCGGCTGACGTCATGACCAACCCGTTCAAGGTGCAGATCGGCCAGAACATCAGCAATGCCCATTGGCACGCCCTGTTCTTCGATCAGGCCCTGGGCCCGAATGTGGGCGGCGTAGTCAATGACATTTCGGCCGAGCTGGCTGCCAATGCCATGAGCGCGGAGGAAGCGGCAGAACTGATCAAGGAAGCGGTGGACGACGAACTCTAG
- a CDS encoding carbohydrate ABC transporter permease, with translation MAVTSKKRRPVISPVQWISLMVVVAFVIVPFYTTALGGFKEIGELRVNPFGLPASWDTVRFAEILGGPRYFSSLGNSLLIAGGTVVLSTLVASMTAFALAHIKFFGSRFILGYLMLGLLFPAATGILPLFIKMRDLGMLDSHWGIIIVQVAFSVSFSVLLFHNFFKELPKELIDAARMDNCGYIRIYWYITLPLCLPIIATVGVFNFVGSWNSFLLPLIVLNSEAKYTWPLGIMQFQGQYGSDWPRILAFLTLSILPAIAFFLLAQRYVISGLTGGAVKG, from the coding sequence ATGGCCGTCACTTCAAAAAAACGCCGTCCGGTCATCTCGCCCGTTCAGTGGATCAGCTTGATGGTCGTGGTCGCTTTCGTGATTGTGCCGTTCTACACGACGGCCCTTGGCGGCTTTAAGGAAATCGGGGAATTGCGCGTCAATCCGTTCGGGCTGCCGGCGAGCTGGGACACCGTCCGCTTCGCCGAAATCCTCGGCGGACCGCGCTATTTCTCGTCGCTGGGCAATTCCCTGCTCATTGCCGGGGGCACTGTCGTTCTTTCGACGCTCGTTGCCTCCATGACGGCCTTCGCCCTGGCCCATATCAAGTTTTTCGGCAGCCGGTTCATCCTGGGCTATCTGATGCTTGGCCTGCTGTTCCCTGCCGCCACCGGCATCCTGCCGCTCTTCATCAAGATGCGGGACCTGGGCATGCTCGACAGCCATTGGGGCATTATCATCGTGCAAGTGGCGTTCAGCGTGTCCTTTTCGGTGCTACTGTTCCACAATTTCTTCAAGGAGCTACCAAAGGAGCTGATTGACGCCGCGCGCATGGACAATTGCGGCTATATCCGCATCTACTGGTACATCACGCTGCCGCTGTGCCTGCCGATCATCGCGACTGTGGGCGTATTCAACTTCGTAGGGAGCTGGAACAGCTTCCTGTTGCCGCTGATCGTGCTCAACTCCGAGGCCAAATATACGTGGCCGCTCGGCATCATGCAGTTCCAGGGGCAATATGGTTCGGACTGGCCGCGTATTCTGGCTTTTCTGACACTGTCCATCCTGCCGGCAATCGCCTTTTTCCTGCTGGCACAGCGCTATGTGATCTCCGGGCTGACCGGTGGCGCTGTCAAAGGCTAA
- a CDS encoding ABC transporter permease, producing MMSALGTSVRQNRGFYGAVLMLSVLYLIYNILHPRGFSTAVLIQNANESVAIVFVAMAQTVPVLLGGLDLSVGAVMTLAACIASALVNGSPLQIVFGILVTLLAGTAFGFCNGLIVVYGRLQPIIATLATGAIAMGLALFIRPKPGGDIDGDLNWALTNSLWDFVDTYGFFDPDAAWFAPVSWIPVPLLIIVVLGVCVWLPFRRTVIGRTIYAIGSAEGAAYMSGLPIDRAKIAAFTLAGFFAACGGLYLAIQTASGNADLTQAGAYTLNSIAAVVLGGTSLLGGIGGAIGSIIGALILRVMSFYFRILSIDPLLQPLVEGVVLLAAVSLGAFRVLRIKNRLELFR from the coding sequence ATGATGTCGGCCCTCGGCACCAGCGTCCGGCAGAACCGTGGCTTTTATGGCGCGGTGTTGATGCTGTCCGTCCTCTACCTGATCTATAACATCCTGCACCCGCGCGGCTTTTCCACGGCAGTGCTTATTCAGAACGCCAATGAATCGGTGGCCATTGTCTTTGTCGCAATGGCGCAGACCGTTCCCGTTCTGCTCGGAGGTCTCGATCTGTCGGTGGGCGCCGTCATGACGCTTGCGGCATGTATCGCTTCCGCTCTGGTCAATGGCTCGCCGCTCCAGATCGTCTTCGGCATCCTGGTGACATTGCTGGCGGGCACTGCCTTTGGCTTCTGCAATGGCCTGATCGTCGTCTATGGGCGACTACAGCCGATCATAGCGACCTTGGCCACCGGGGCCATTGCCATGGGTCTGGCTCTGTTTATTCGTCCCAAGCCCGGCGGCGACATCGATGGTGACCTCAACTGGGCGCTAACCAATTCCCTATGGGATTTTGTCGACACCTACGGGTTCTTCGACCCCGACGCGGCCTGGTTTGCGCCGGTGTCCTGGATACCCGTGCCGCTCCTCATCATCGTCGTGCTTGGCGTCTGCGTCTGGTTGCCATTTCGGCGCACCGTCATCGGCCGGACCATTTACGCCATCGGCTCGGCCGAGGGGGCGGCCTATATGTCCGGACTGCCCATCGACCGCGCCAAGATTGCTGCCTTCACCCTGGCCGGCTTCTTCGCCGCCTGCGGAGGTCTCTATCTGGCCATCCAGACCGCTTCGGGCAACGCCGATCTCACCCAGGCTGGGGCCTATACGCTCAATTCCATCGCCGCCGTCGTCCTGGGCGGCACCTCGCTCCTGGGCGGCATAGGGGGTGCAATCGGTTCGATCATCGGCGCGCTTATTCTTCGCGTCATGTCCTTCTATTTCCGCATCCTCTCGATTGATCCATTGCTGCAGCCCCTGGTCGAGGGTGTGGTGCTGCTCGCCGCTGTCAGCCTGGGGGCATTCCGCGTGCTGCGCATCAAGAACCGCCTCGAGCTCTTTCGTTAG